From Nicotiana tabacum cultivar K326 chromosome 22, ASM71507v2, whole genome shotgun sequence, one genomic window encodes:
- the LOC142176613 gene encoding cytochrome P450 94A2-like, producing the protein MRMDIQLMYSLLFSLPVPAIIFLLLLFFIYFHPFFSKHSCSKLSKQPKQLPKSYPLFGCLFSLVQNRHRAVLWTSELFQKSSLSTITLKGPFGKKCVLTRNPSIIKHIVKTRFHIYRKDPTMQFVFSDLLGDGLLLVDGEKWKTQRHFLSHIFHADTFRYRVKSSTIKELSGRLIPLFSRADIDKATLDLQDIFHRLTFDILCQVGFSHDPEYLLPSLPEKPLIDAFETAIKISMRRFTCPSILWKAKKLLNIGSEENLRYAVDVLREYVKKRIAGKVEKFSMQNSSIDEGGDFFDRFITRALKYNVVVDEKFVIDTGINFILAGDDTLFSALIWFFWLVSSHPQVEKEIVKEIEEKDDDDLNEMVYTHASICESMRLYPPVPLELKQVTEDDVWPDGTKLKKGMTIFLHVLAMGRSTELWGSDCEVFRPERWLLKNSSTGNWNFIPRDPFTYPVFQAGPRTCLGKEIAFIQIKLVAATILKRFRIVPLDGFSPIYNSSLTSKMKTGFPVRIIQRC; encoded by the exons ATGAGGATGGACATCCAGCTCATGTATAGTCTGCTCTTTTCTCTCCCAGTCCCAGCAATAATATTTCTGTTGCTtctgttcttcatctatttccaCCCGTTCTTCTCAAAACACAGTTGTTCAAAATTGAGCAAGCAGCCAAAGCAGCTTCCAAAATCCTACCCACtgtttggttgcttgttctcattaGTGCAAAATAGACACCGAGCAGTTCTGTGGACATCAGAACTCTTCCAAAAATCATCTTTATCAACCATTACCCTTAAAGGACCATTTGGTAAAAAATGCGTCTTGACAAGAAACCCCTCTATTATCAAGCATATCGTTAAGACACGTTTCCACATTTATCGCAAAGATCCTACCATGCAATTTGTTTTCTCAGACTTATTAGGGGATGGACTTTTACTTGTAGATGGAGAGAAATGGAAAACCCAAAGGCATTTCCTCAGTCATATATTCCACGCGGATACATTTCGTTATCGAGTAAAATCATCCACCATTAAAGAGCTCTCTGGCCGTCTTATTCCTTTATTCTCTAGGGCAGATATAGATAAAGCTACTCTAGACCTCCAGGACATATTTCATAGGCTTACATTTGACATTCTATGCCAGGTAGGTTTTAGCCATGATCCAGAATACTTGTTACCATCTCTCCCTGAGAAACCATTAATAGATGCTTTTGAAACTGCAATAAAGATCAGTATGAGAAGGTTCACTTGCCCTTCCATCTTGTGGAAAGCTAAAAAGCTTCTCAACATTGGATCTGAAGAGAATCTCAG GTATGCAGTAGATGTACTCAGAGAATATGTAAAGAAGAGAATCGCGGGAAAGGTGGAGAAGTTTTCGATGCAAAACTCTTCCATAGATGAGGGAGGCGATTTTTTTGACAGATTTATAACAAGGGCTCTCAAATACAATGTAGTAGTTGATGAGAAGTTTGTCATAGATACAGGTATTAATTTCATCCTGGCTGGTGATGACACGCTGTTTTCAGCTCTAATATGGTTCTTTTGGCTAGTCTCGAGTCACCCACAAGTAGAAAAGGAGATTGTCAAAGAAATCGAAGAGAAAGATGATGATGATTTGAATGAAATGGTGTATACACATGCTTCGATTTGTGAAAGCATGAGACTATACCCACCAGTTCCTCTTGAATTGAAGCAAGTGACCGAAGACGATGTTTGGCCGGACGGAACAAAGTTGAAAAAGGGAATGACCATTTTTCTACATGTTCTTGCAATGGGGAGATCAACAGAATTATGGGGTTCGGATTGTGAAGTTTTCCGCCCAGAGCGCTGGTTGTTGAAAAACTCCAGTACAGGAAATTGGAATTTTATCCCAAGGGACCCTTTCACGTATCCGGTATTTCAAGCAGGGCCAAGGACTTGTCTTGGAAAAGAAATTGCTTTCATACAGATAAAGCTGGTGGCAGCTACTATTCTAAAGAGATTTCGGATCGTTCCTTTAGACGGATTTAGTCCTATCTATAATTCGTCATTGACATCTAAGATGAAAACTGGTTTTCCTGTACGAATTATACAACGTTGCTAG